In a single window of the Anas acuta chromosome 24, bAnaAcu1.1, whole genome shotgun sequence genome:
- the MOV10 gene encoding helicase MOV-10, giving the protein MRDQGSGSGSRPGPGGVAERPWAGAAPPRPGPGPKRAGPWGSAPFAFVSPCGASPSPARPGSARHVPAQHIPARLGTSRLGSAMPRFSVAEARRCGEQFVQFLRDTGREQENRRDALRTIYGGEFRARTDTKMPNFSCILYALRVTHQAQVHGESVHFKKGKKRVVVADQYRRPRKNVETSAPAASGQQPSTGPQVSPSRAKKWAEFIRGKHGVEIVSEHDRANGQIRFDVTLGQPRTVTIQVKNQGTEAVRLRNCHSLRRLREFSFLDQHGVTQGEPLLLPPGGTHPIQVRCLTKYNGFFRAVVVFDFAKESGEFFSIGRSVAAIAQSQLAKELGPTSSFEPYQANLQRPVTVITEEGVPPVSSLKNELEKEIPLNTYPYPKSLNETIKLGPKTDPASSWVKMLSLLEAPLHAGNYQQKFQLLLHLEEIQMEVDIRRYDMQEVTMVQDRELLVLDVPGVAENRPSVLRGDHLFVSLSSERDSSPLVQYKGYVHDVELEKVRLGFSSKLKSKFVNKLKFDVTFTFSRLPLQVQHRAAALSMQQGLASLLFPSASCNKSLISDPYQPRWFDRKLQTNEEQRRAVMNIVTGMSRPAPYLIFGPPGTGKTVTLVEAIKQVWSCFKDARILACAPSNSAADLLCQRLITDIAPRYVYRIMASSRSYREVPTEIRPCCNRDDEQDCYVYPSKEFLGRYQIIITTLVTAGRLASANFPPRYFSHVFIDECGHAVEPESVVAIAGLLTAMDPESNPNGGQLVLAGDPQQLGPVLRSPLATEHGLGTSLLERLMLHNALYKKSSDGYNSQFVTKLLWNYRSHEAILRIPNELFYDSELKACEGDEFDIRNFYCAWDELPKKGFPIIFHGVCGEDQREAKSPSFFNTAEIEVLVQYLKKLLQSQGKRGCPTISPKEIGIIAPYRKQVEKIQKAITTHDPVLRALPDIRKLKVGSVEEFQGQERRVILISTVRSCSEYFQLDQTFNLGFLKNPKRLNVALTRAKALLIVVGNPVVLSTDPHWHRFLRYCKEKGGYTGYPFEEETPEEDSLAAHLNSLHLST; this is encoded by the exons aTGCGGGACCAGGGGTCGGGATCGGGGTCGAggccgggcccggggggggTGGCGGAGAGGCCCTGGGCGGGGGCAGCGCCCCCAcggcccggccccggtcccAAGCGGGCGGGCCCGTGGGGCTCAGCCCCTTTCGCTTTCGTTTCTCCCTgcggagccagccccagcccggcaCGTCCCGGCTCAGCTCGGCACGTCCCGGCTCAGCACatcccggctcggctcggcacgtcccggctcggctcggccaTGCCGCGGTTCAGCGTGGCGGAGGCGAGGCGCTGCGGGGAGCAGTTCGTGCAATTCCTGCGGGACACGGGCCGGGAGCAGGAGAACCGCCGGGACGCGCTGCGCACCATCTACGGCGGCGAGTTCCGCGCCAG GACTGACACAAAGATGCCCAATTTCTCTTGCATCTTGTACGCCCTGAGGGTGACCCACCAGGCTCAGGTGCACGGGGAGTCCGTGCACTTCAAGAAG GGGAAGAAGCGAGTGGTGGTGGCAGACCAGTACCGCAGACCCAGAAAGAATGTAGAGACATCTGCACCCGCTGCCTCAggccagcagcccagcaccgGCCCGCAAGTGTCACCGAGCCGTGCCAAGAAGTG GGCCGAGTTCATCCGAGGGAAGCACGGGGTAGAGATCGTCTCAGAACATGACCGGGCCAACGGGCAAATCCGCTTCGATGTGACACTCGGCCAGCCCCGGACGGTCACCATCCAGGTGAAGAACCAGGGCACGGAGGCCGTGAGGCTGCGTAACTGCCACTCTCTCCGCCGCCTGCGGGAATTCTCCTTCCTGGACCAGCACGGGGTGACGCAGGGcgagcccctgctgctgccgccaG GCGGCACGCACCCCATCCAGGTGCGGTGCCTGACCAAGTACAACGGGTTCTTCCGTGCCGTGGTGGTGTTCGACTTCGCCAAGGAGTCGGGCGAGTTCTTCAGCATCGGGCGCTCCGTTGCTGCCATCGCTCAGAGCCAGCTGGCCAAGGAGCTGGGGCCCACGTCGTCCTTCGAGCCTTACCAGGCCAACCTCCAGCGCCCCGTCACGGTCATCACCGAGGAGGGTGTGCCCCCCGTCAG CTCCCTGAAAAACGAGCTGGAGAAAGAAATCCCACTGAACACCTATCCGTACCCGAAGAGCCTCAACGAGACAATCAAGCTTGGACCCAAGACTGACCCTGCCTCCAGCTGGGTTAAGATGCT GTCGCTGCTGGAGGCACCGCTACACGCTGGGAACTACCAGCAGAagttccagctgctgctgcacctggaGGAGATCCAGATGGAGGTGGACATCCGCCGCTACGACATGCAGGAGGTGACCATGGTGCaggacagggagctgctggTCCTCGAT GTGCCCGGTGTGGCTGAGAACCGCCCGTCCGTGCTGAGGGGCGACCACCTCTTCGTCAGCCTGAGCAGCGAGCGGGACAGCTCCCCGCTCGTCCAGTACAAGGGCTACGTGCACGACGTGGAGCTGGAGAAGGTCAGGCTGGGCTTCTCCTCCAA GTTAAAGAGCAAGTTTGTGAATAAGCTGAAGTTCGACGTGACCTTCACCTTCAGCCGCCTGCCGCTGCAGGTCCAGCACCGGGCTGCAGCCTTGTCCATGCAGCAGGGCTTGgccagcctcctcttcccctctgcctcctgcaacAAGTCTCTCATCTCGGACCCCTACCAGCCCCG CTGGTTTGACCGCAAGCTGCAGACGAACGAGGAGCAGCGCAGAGCCGTGATGAACATCGTGACGGGGATGTCCAGGCCGGCCCCATACCTCATCTTTGGGCCTCCTGGGACTGGCAAGACAGTCACCCTGGTGGAGGCCATCAAGCAG GTGTGGTCGTGCTTCAAGGACGCCCGGATCTTGGCCTGCGCCCCTTCCAACAGCGCCGCCGACCTGCTGTGCCAGCGCCTCATCACGGACATCGCCCCCCGCTACGTCTACAGGATCATGGCCAGCTCCAGGAGCTACCGGGAGGTGCCTACAGAAATCAGG CCCTGCTGTAACAGGGACGACGAGCAGGACTGCTACGTGTACCCCAGCAAGGAGTTCCTGGGGCGCTACCAGATCATCATCACCACGCTGGTGACAGCGGGAAG GCTGGCATCGGCCAACTTTCCCCCACGCTATTTCTCCCACGTCTTCATCGACGAGTGCGGCCACGCGGTAGAGCCGGAGAGCGTGGTCGCTATCGCTG GCCTCCTGACTGCCATGGACCCGGAGAGCAACCCCAACGGGgggcagctggtgctggcaggagacccccagcagctgggccCCGTCCTGAGGTCGCCGCTGGCCACGGAGCACGGCTTGG GCACCTCGCTGCTGGAGAGGCTGATGCTGCACAACGCGCTGTACAAGAAGTCGAGCGATGGCTACAACTCGCAGTTCGTCACCAAACTGCTCTGGAACTACAG GTCCCACGAGGCCATCCTCAGGATCCCCAATGAGCTCTTCTACGACAGTGAGCTGAAGGCCTGTGAGGGCGACGAGTTTGATATTCGCAACTTCTACTGTGCCTGGGATGAGCTTCCCAAAAAA GGCTTCCCCATCATCTTCCACGGGGTCTGCGGGGAAGACCAGAGAGAAGCCAAGAGCCCTTCTTTCTTCAACACGGCTGAGATCGAGGTCCTGGTCCAATACCTCaagaagctgctgcagagccagggcaaGCGGGGCTGCCCCACCATCTCGCCCAAGGAGATCGGCATCATTGCTCCCTACAGGAAGCAG GTGGAGAAAATCCAGAAAGCCATCACCACCCATGACCCCGTCCTGAGGGCGCTGCCGGACATCAGGAAGCTGAAG GTGGGCTCCGTGGAGGAGTTCCAGGGCCAGGAGCGCCGTGTCATCCTCATCTCCACCGTGCGCAGCTGCAGCGAGTACTTCCAGCTTGACCAGACCTTCAACCTGGGCTTCCTCAAGAACCCCAAG AGACTCAACGTGGCCCTCACCAGGGCCAAGGCTCTGCTAATAGTGGTGGGCAACCCGGTCGTCCTCAGCACGGACCCCCACTGGCACAG GTTCCTCAGGTACTGCAAGGAGAAGGGCGGCTACACGGGTTACCCCTTCGAGGAGGAGACCCCCGAGGAGGACAGCCTCGCGGCCCACCTCAACTCCCTGCACCTCAGCACTTAG
- the RHOC gene encoding rho-related GTP-binding protein RhoC translates to MAAIRKKLVIVGDGACGKTCLLIVFSKDQFPEVYVPTVFENYIADIEVDGKQVELALWDTAGQEDYDRLRPLSYPDTDVILMCFSIDSPDSLENIPEKWTPEVKHFCPNVPIILVGNKKDLRNDEHTRRELAKMKQEPVKPEEGRDMANRINAFGYLECSAKTKEGVREVFEMATRAGLQVRKNKKRRGCPLL, encoded by the exons ATGGCAGCCATCAGGAAGAAGCTGGTGATCGTGGGAGACGGTGCCTGCGGGAAGACGTGCCTGCTGATCGTGTTCAGCAAGGACCAGTTCCCCGAGGTCTATGTGCCGACGGTGTTCGAGAACTACATCGCTGACATCGAGGTCGACGGGAAGCAG GTGGAGCTGGCGCTGTGGGACACGGCCGGACAGGAGGACTACGACAGACTGCGGCCCCTCTCGTACCCAGACACGGACGTGATTCTCATGTGCTTTTCTATCGACAGCCCGGATAGCCTCG AGAACATCCCGGAGAAGTGGACCCCGGAGGTGAAGCACTTCTGCCCCAACGTGCCCATCATCCTGGTGGGGAACAAGAAGGACCTGCGGAACGATGAGCACACGCGGCGGGAACTGGCAAAGATGAAGCAG GAGCCCGTGAAGCCAGAGGAGGGAAGAGACATGGCCAACCGCATCAACGCCTTCGGCTACCTCGAGTGCTCGGCCAAGACGAAGGAAGGCGTGCGGGAAGTCTTCGAGATGGCCACCCGCGCGGGGCTGCAGGTCAGGAAGAACAAGAAGCGCAGGGGCTGCCCGCTGCTGTGA